GCAAAAGTTACAGTTTGGCGGCGAGTAAATCTTCCAGCTTGCGCTGGTCAACGGCGAACAGGCGAATACCCTCCGCCAGTTTGTCCACCGCCATAGGGTCCTGATTATGTTCCCAGCGGAATTGCGCTTCGGTGAGCGGGGCCGGGCGGTTGAAGAATTGCGAGGCCGGAATGAGTTTGCGGGTAACCGCGTCCTCTTTTTCCTGCAACTCTTTCAGCAGCGGCGGGGCGATGGTCAAGCGGTCGCAGCCTGCCAGCGCCAGAATTTGCTCCGTGCGACGGAAGCTCGCGCCCATCACTACCGTGTTGTAGCGGTGCTGCTTGAAGTAATCGTAGATATTGCGCACCGACTTCACGCCCGGATCTTCTTCCACGACGTACGGGTCCATCGGCTCGCGCTGCTGATACCAGTCGTAAATGCGCCCGACGAACGGGGAAATCAGAAACACACCCGCTTCGGCGCAGGCGCGGGCTTGAGCGAAGGAAAACAGCAGCGTCAGATTGCAGTGAATGCCTTCTTTCTCCAGCACCTCGGCGGCGCGAATGCCTTCCCAGGTCGACGCCAGCTTGATCAGAATTCGGGATTTATCGATGCCCTGATCGGCATACAGCTGCACCAGATGTCGCGCTTTGGCGATGCTTTTGTCCTGATCAAAGGACAGACGAGCGTCCACTTCGGTGGAAACACGTCCGGGAATGCTTTTCAGAATTTCCGCACCGAAATTGACCGCCAGCTTGTCGCAGGCGTCAACGACCTGCTGTTCGCGGCTACTGCCCTGTTTTTTGGCATACGCCACCGCGTCATCAATCAGGTGGGTGTAGTGTTCCAGGCCTGCGGCTTTCAGCAACAGGGAAGGGTTGGTGGTGGCATCTTCCGGCTGATAGTGGCGGATGGATTCGATATCGCCGCTGTCGGCGACGACTGTGGTGAACTTCTTAATACCGTCTAGCTGGTTCATGAAAAGAGACTCCTTAAAAAGCAAAGTGTTAGACGAAGGCTCTCGCTTGCACTTCGGGGGAATTCAGGTCATGCCTAACTCAAAAGCATAGCAGACGGGCCGGCCTTGGTTTACGACATCGCTTAACAGGAGTGTT
This DNA window, taken from Scandinavium goeteborgense, encodes the following:
- the tal gene encoding transaldolase — translated: MNQLDGIKKFTTVVADSGDIESIRHYQPEDATTNPSLLLKAAGLEHYTHLIDDAVAYAKKQGSSREQQVVDACDKLAVNFGAEILKSIPGRVSTEVDARLSFDQDKSIAKARHLVQLYADQGIDKSRILIKLASTWEGIRAAEVLEKEGIHCNLTLLFSFAQARACAEAGVFLISPFVGRIYDWYQQREPMDPYVVEEDPGVKSVRNIYDYFKQHRYNTVVMGASFRRTEQILALAGCDRLTIAPPLLKELQEKEDAVTRKLIPASQFFNRPAPLTEAQFRWEHNQDPMAVDKLAEGIRLFAVDQRKLEDLLAAKL